The following are encoded in a window of Ricinus communis isolate WT05 ecotype wild-type chromosome 4, ASM1957865v1, whole genome shotgun sequence genomic DNA:
- the LOC8274370 gene encoding spermine synthase isoform X1, which yields MEDGVGRGLECQRTMDGKVNDWNGSEDIPSCCLKARASAPELDAKCHSTVVSGWFSESQSGSGTASKRVYFNNPMWPGEAHSLEVKNILYKGKSEYQEILVFESSAYGKVLVLDGIVQLTEKDECAYQEMIVHLPLCSIPSPKSVLVVGGGDGGVLREISRHSSVELIDICEIDKMVIDVCKEFFPELYVGFEDPRVRLHVGDAVEFLRLAPVGKYDAIIVDSSDPVGPAQELVEKPFFQTIAKALRPGGVLCNMAESMWLHTHLIQDMISICLETFKGSVHYAWASVPTYPSGVIGFLICSTEGPPVDFLNPVNPIEKLEGADKYKRELRFYNSEIHSAAFALPTFLKREVRLLRDSPIGAKGIHVS from the exons ATGGAGGACGGCGTAGGAAGAGGTTTGGAATGCCAGAGGACTATGGATGGGAAGGTGAATGATTGGAATGGCTCAGAGGATATTCCTTCTTGTTGCTTGAAGGCCAGGGCTTCTGCACCTGAGCTTGATGCTAAATGTCACTCTACAGTTGTTTCTGGGTGGTTCTCAGAATCTCAGTCTGGCTCTG GTACAGCTAGCAAAAGGGTTTACTTCAACAACCCGATGTGGCCTG GAGAAGCACATTCATTGGAGGTGAAGAACATTTTGTACAAGGGGAAGTCAGAGTATCAAGAGATCTTGGTTTTTGAG TCATCTGCATATGGCAAAGTGCTTGTTCTTGACGGTATTGTCCAATTGACTGAGAAAGATGAGTGTGCCTACCAGGAGATGATAGTTCATCTTCCACTTTGTTCAATTCCGTCACCTAAATCT GTTCTGGTTGTTGGAGGCGGTGATGGCGGGGTTCTTAGAGAGATTTCTCGCCATAGTTCCGTGGAGCTCATTGATATATGTGAGATAGATAAGATGGTTATTGAT GTCTGTAAGGAATTCTTTCCAGAGCTATATGTTGGATTTGAGGACCCTCGAGTCCGACTTCATGTAGGTGATG CTGTAGAATTTCTCCGGCTTGCTCCTGTAGGGAAGTATGATGCAATTATTGTTGATTCATCAGACCCTGTAG GTCCAGCTCAAGAGCTTGTAGAGAAGCCCTTCTTTCAGACAATAGCTAAAGCATTAAGGCCTGGCGGCGTCCTTTGTAACATGGCAGAAAGTATGTGGCTTCATACACATCTTATTCAGGATATGATCTCTATTTGCCTTGAAACATTCAAGGGTTCTGTCCACTATGCCTGGGCAAGTGTTCCGACATATCCAAG TGGGGTGATTGGATTTCTCATATGCTCAACAGAGGGGCCACCTGTTGATTTTTTGAATCCTGTTAATCCTATAGAGAAGTTAGAAGGGGCAGACAAGTATAAAAGAGAACTTCGATTCTATAACTCAGAG ATTCACTCGGCTGCATTTGCATTGCCAACGTTTTTGAAGAGAGAGGTGAGGTTGCTTCGTGATTCTCCAATAGGGGCAAAAGGAATCCACGTTTCCTAG
- the LOC8274370 gene encoding spermine synthase isoform X2, with amino-acid sequence MEDGVGRGLECQRTMDGKVNDWNGSEDIPSCCLKARASAPELDAKCHSTVVSGWFSESQSGSGTASKRVYFNNPMWPGEAHSLEVKNILYKGKSEYQEILVFESSAYGKVLVLDGIVQLTEKDECAYQEMIVHLPLCSIPSPKSVLVVGGGDGGVLREISRHSSVELIDICEIDKMVIDVCKEFFPELYVGFEDPRVRLHVGDAVEFLRLAPVGKYDAIIVDSSDPVAQELVEKPFFQTIAKALRPGGVLCNMAESMWLHTHLIQDMISICLETFKGSVHYAWASVPTYPSGVIGFLICSTEGPPVDFLNPVNPIEKLEGADKYKRELRFYNSEIHSAAFALPTFLKREVRLLRDSPIGAKGIHVS; translated from the exons ATGGAGGACGGCGTAGGAAGAGGTTTGGAATGCCAGAGGACTATGGATGGGAAGGTGAATGATTGGAATGGCTCAGAGGATATTCCTTCTTGTTGCTTGAAGGCCAGGGCTTCTGCACCTGAGCTTGATGCTAAATGTCACTCTACAGTTGTTTCTGGGTGGTTCTCAGAATCTCAGTCTGGCTCTG GTACAGCTAGCAAAAGGGTTTACTTCAACAACCCGATGTGGCCTG GAGAAGCACATTCATTGGAGGTGAAGAACATTTTGTACAAGGGGAAGTCAGAGTATCAAGAGATCTTGGTTTTTGAG TCATCTGCATATGGCAAAGTGCTTGTTCTTGACGGTATTGTCCAATTGACTGAGAAAGATGAGTGTGCCTACCAGGAGATGATAGTTCATCTTCCACTTTGTTCAATTCCGTCACCTAAATCT GTTCTGGTTGTTGGAGGCGGTGATGGCGGGGTTCTTAGAGAGATTTCTCGCCATAGTTCCGTGGAGCTCATTGATATATGTGAGATAGATAAGATGGTTATTGAT GTCTGTAAGGAATTCTTTCCAGAGCTATATGTTGGATTTGAGGACCCTCGAGTCCGACTTCATGTAGGTGATG CTGTAGAATTTCTCCGGCTTGCTCCTGTAGGGAAGTATGATGCAATTATTGTTGATTCATCAGACCCTGTAG CTCAAGAGCTTGTAGAGAAGCCCTTCTTTCAGACAATAGCTAAAGCATTAAGGCCTGGCGGCGTCCTTTGTAACATGGCAGAAAGTATGTGGCTTCATACACATCTTATTCAGGATATGATCTCTATTTGCCTTGAAACATTCAAGGGTTCTGTCCACTATGCCTGGGCAAGTGTTCCGACATATCCAAG TGGGGTGATTGGATTTCTCATATGCTCAACAGAGGGGCCACCTGTTGATTTTTTGAATCCTGTTAATCCTATAGAGAAGTTAGAAGGGGCAGACAAGTATAAAAGAGAACTTCGATTCTATAACTCAGAG ATTCACTCGGCTGCATTTGCATTGCCAACGTTTTTGAAGAGAGAGGTGAGGTTGCTTCGTGATTCTCCAATAGGGGCAAAAGGAATCCACGTTTCCTAG
- the LOC8274369 gene encoding protein phosphatase 2C 51: MNQLTVIKTINSRRRRLKIRRLKYTCQAKKDAVVQEAKTTSDCSAEISLSCKNEVVLSGYKRDELLERNDEEEGDLQRFAGMSYGSISVIGRRREMEDAVKVELGFTEKGGESYDFFGVYDGHGGARVAEACKERLHRVLEEVIVEEEDGKSHKGRTIEWEKVMEECFKRMDEEVEKDRMVGSTAVVAVVGRDELVVANCGDSRAVLCRGGVAVPLSVDHKPDRPDELERVEAAGGRIINWNGHRVLGVLATSRSIGDQYLKPFVISKPEVTVNKRTEKDEFLILASDGLWDVISNEVACQVGRRCLMGRMRRKSQEVSSEGRAAEAAAILVELAIAGGSKDNISVIVVELK; the protein is encoded by the exons ATGAATCAACTCACCGTGATTAAGACTATCAATTCTCGACGGAGAAGGTTAAAAATCCGGCGACTTAAGTACACTTGTCAAGCCAAGAAAGATGCTGTTGTTCAAGAAGCCAAAACGACAAGTGATTGTTCAGCAGAGATATCGCTATCTTGTAAAAACGAAGTCGTTTTGTCTGGTTATAAACGAGATGAATTATTGGAGAGAAACGACGAGGAGGAAGGTGATTTGCAGAGGTTTGCAGGAATGTCATATGGATCGATATCGGTGATAGGGAGGAGGAGAGAGATGGAAGATGCAGTGAAAGTGGAGTTAGGGTTTACTGAAAAAGGAGGAGAAAGTTACGATTTTTTTGGTGTTTACGACGGGCATGGTGGAGCCCGCGTGGCGGAGGCGTGTAAGGAGAGGTTGCATAGAGTGTTAGAGGAGGTAATAGTAGAGGAGGAGGACGGGAAAAGCCATAAGGGAAGAACGATAGAGTGGGAGAAGGTGATGGAAGAGTGTTTTAAGAGAATGGATGAGGAAGTTGAGAAAGATAGAATGGTGGGCTCCACAGCGGTTGTGGCGGTTGTCGGGAGAGATGAGCTGGTAGTTGCTAATTGCGGTGATTCTAGAGCTGTTCTTTGTAGAGGTGGTGTTGCTGTTCCTTTGTCCGTTGATCATAAG CCTGACAGACCTGATGAATTGGAGAGAGTTGAAGCTGCTGGTGGACGAATTATAAACTGGAATGGGCATCGTGTTCTAGGAGTTCTTGCCACTTCAAGGTCTATAG GTGATCAGTATCTTAAACCCTTTGTAATATCGAAACCTGAAGTCACCGTGAATAAGCGAACAGAAAAGGATGAGTTTCTGATACTAGCCAGCGATGGGTTATGGGATGTGATATCGAATGAAGTTGCATGCCAGGTTGGGAGGAGATGTTTAATGGGTAGAATGAGAAGGAAATCCCAAGAAGTTTCGAGCGAAGGTCGTGCAGCTGAGGCGGCAGCAATCCTAGTTGAGCTAGCCATTGCTGGAGGTAGCAAAGATAACATTAGCGTGATAGTGGTTGAACTGAAGTGA
- the LOC8274368 gene encoding LOW QUALITY PROTEIN: rust resistance kinase Lr10-like (The sequence of the model RefSeq protein was modified relative to this genomic sequence to represent the inferred CDS: deleted 3 bases in 2 codons), with product MCLHFFNLQMEKETFINVRLIEEFLQSQNNLMPIRYSYSKLRQMTNDFKEKLGEGGYGSVYKGKLQSGNFVAIKMLGKSKANGQDFIHEVGTIGRIHHVNIVRLIGFCAVGPKRALVYDSMPNGSLDKYILSQQNHNSLSWEKMFDISLGIARGIEYLHRGCDMQILHFDIKPHNILLDESFTPKVSDFGLAKLYPTSDMVVSVTAARGTIGYIAPELFYKNIGGVSYKADVYSFGMLLMEMAGKRKNNAVAENSSQSYFPFCVYDQVLDGKEIEIEDATADEKKMVKKIVMVALWCIQFNPRNRPSMDEVVKILKEN from the exons ATGTgtcttcatttttttaatttacaaatgGAGAAGGAGACATTTATCAATGTTCGACTCATTGAAGAATTTCTTCAGAGTCAGAATAATCTCATGCCAATAAGGTACTCCTACTCAAAACTTAGGCAGATGACTAatgatttcaaagaaaaattaggtgAAGGAGGCTATGGTTCTGTATACAAAGGAAAGCTTCAAAGCGGCAATTTTGTTGCAATAAAGATGCTAGGTAAATCTAAAGCAAATGGGCAGGAC TTTATCCATGAAGTTGGTACCATAGGAAGGATTCATCATGTTAATATTGTGCGACTCATTGGGTTTTGTGCTGTTGGTCCAAAACGTGCACTAGTCTACGACTCCATGCCTAATGGTTCCCTTGACAAGTATATTCTTTCTCAACAGAATCATAATTCCTTGAGTTGGGAAAAAATGTTTGACATTTCTTTAGGAATTGCTCGTGGTATTGAATACTTGCATCGAGGTTGTGACATGCAAATTCTCCATTTTGACATAAAACCTCACAACATTCTTCTTGATGAGAGTTTCACTCCAAAAGTTTCAGATTTCGGGCTTGCTAAACTGTATCCAACGAGTGACATGGTTGTATCTGTCACAGCAGCAAGAGGAACAATAGGATATATAGCACCAGAATTGTTCTACAAAAATATCGGCGGCGTTTCCTATAAAGCTGATGTTTATAGTTTTGGAATGTTGCTAATGGAAATGGCTGGTAAAAGGAAGAACAATGCAGTAGCAGAAAATTCAAGCCAAAGTTATTTCCCCTTTTGTGTGTATGACCAAGTTCTTGATGGGAAGGAAATA GAGATCGAAGATGCCACAGcagatgaaaagaaaatggtgaaGAAGATAGTTATGGTAGCATTATGGTGTATACAATTTAATCCGAGGAACCGTCCTTCAATGGATGAAGTTGTGAAGATCTTGAAGGAGAATTAG